DNA from Desulfarculus baarsii DSM 2075:
TCCGTTCTTCACCGGCAAGCAGAAGCTGGTGGACTCGGCCGGCCGCGTCGAGCGTTTCTATAAAAAATACGCTCACTTGCAGCAGTACAGCGGCAAGGCCGAAGAGCTCGAGGCCGAACGTCTGGCCAAGGCCGAGGCCGACGCCAAGCGGCGCGAGGCCGAAGGGGCCGAGGCCTAGAGGCCATTGCATATCGGGTGCGAGCCATGAAACCGGCAGCGGTGGGCGGCCAGGCGGTCATCGAGGGCGTGATGATGAAAGCGCCCGAGAGGCTCTGCGTGGCCGTGCGCCGTCCCGATGGCCAGATTTTGGTCAAAAACGATCCCTTCAACGGACTGGCCCGCCGCTGGCCGGCCCTGGGCTGGCCGTTTCTGCGCGGGCCGGTGATCCTGGGCGAGACCCTGGTCCTGGGCATGAAGGCCCTTTCGTTTTCGGCCCAGCAGGCCATGGAAGACGAAGGCGAGCCGGTGAGCCCCTGGGCCATGGCCCTGACCATGCTGGTGGCGGTGGTGGTGGGCGTGGGCCTGTTCGTGGCCTTGCCCCACCTGGCCGCACTGTGGTTGGGCCGCCTGTCGGCCACGGGTTTTGACGAGACCAGCCTCTGGTTTCATCTGATCGACGGCGTGATCAAGGTCGGGCTGTTTTTGGCCTATATCTGGGCCATTGCCCTGATGCCCGATATCAAGCGTGTTTTCGAGTATCACGGCGCCGAGCACAAGGCCATCTATTGCTACGAATCCGGCGGCGAGTTGACCGTCGAGGCGGCGCGGGGCTATCCCCGGCTGCATCCGCGTTGTGGCACGGCCTTCATCCTGGTGGTGTTGGTGGTGTCGATCTTTTTCTTCGCGGCGCTGTTTCCGCTGTTGCCACGCCTGGCCGAGGCCGCCTGGCTCAACCAGGCCTTGCAGATCCTGCTGAAGGTGGGACTGATGCTGCCCATCGCCGGGCTGTCCTACGAGATCATCCGTCGGGCCGGCGACAGGGGGGCGCGGGGCGTCTGGGGCGCGCTTTTGTGGCCCGGCCTGCAATTGCAACGCATGACCACCCGCGAGCCCGATGACCGCCAGATCGAAATCGCCCTCTGCGCCCTGAAAGCCGCCGTCGCCACCGATCGAGCCGAAAAATCGTCCATTACCGTCCTGTAGGTGCCAAAACATGGCCATGAGCCCTGACCTGAAAGCCCGGTTGGAGGAGGTCGAAGCCCGTTTCAACGCCGTGGAGCGTGAACTGGCCGACCCCAACA
Protein-coding regions in this window:
- a CDS encoding DUF1385 domain-containing protein, whose amino-acid sequence is MKPAAVGGQAVIEGVMMKAPERLCVAVRRPDGQILVKNDPFNGLARRWPALGWPFLRGPVILGETLVLGMKALSFSAQQAMEDEGEPVSPWAMALTMLVAVVVGVGLFVALPHLAALWLGRLSATGFDETSLWFHLIDGVIKVGLFLAYIWAIALMPDIKRVFEYHGAEHKAIYCYESGGELTVEAARGYPRLHPRCGTAFILVVLVVSIFFFAALFPLLPRLAEAAWLNQALQILLKVGLMLPIAGLSYEIIRRAGDRGARGVWGALLWPGLQLQRMTTREPDDRQIEIALCALKAAVATDRAEKSSITVL